CGGCCTTGGCCAGCGTTTCGGCCCATTCGGCATGTGGCTCGCTCTGCGCGACGATGCCCGCGCCCACCGAGTAGCGAAGCTCGTCACCCACGACCACGGCCGTGCGGATGCCCACGGCCAGTTCGGCGTTACCATGCTCGTCGATCGTGCCGATGGCGCCGCAGTACGGCCCGCGCGGCGAGGGCTCCATTTCATGGATCACCTGCATCGCGCGGACCTTGGGGGCGCCGGTGATCGAGCCGGCGGGCAGTACGGCACGCAATGCGTCGTCGAGCGACAGTTCGTCCCGCAATCGGCCGCTGACGCGTGCGCTTGCCTGCCACACGCCGCCGTGCGTCGGTCCGTGCCGCTCGATCATGCGTGGCTCGTCGACGCGCACGCTGCCGATGGTGCTGACGCGGCCCAGGTCATTACGCATCAGGTCGACGATCATGGCAAGCTCGGCCTGGTCCTTCTGGGCATCGCGGAGATCGGCAAGCCCGGGGTCGGTCGCCGGCCGCGTGCCCTTCATGGGCTCGGTCGTCAGCGTGCGCGTGGCGGCGTCGTAGCGCAGGAGCAATTCCGGGCTGAGGCTCAGCACCGCCCGGCGATGCCCATCGCACAAGGGAGGTAATTCGAGGTAACAGCCAAAGGCCGGCATGGATGTGCGAGCCAGGTCGACGAACAACGCGCGGGGGCTGCCCTCGAATCGGCCCACCAGCGCATGCGTCAGGTTTACCTGATACATGTCGCCCGCATGGATGAGCTCGACCGCGCGCTCCACCGCGCGCTCGTATCCACGACGACCCCACGCGCTTCGCATCGGGCCCAGGCGATATGAGCCGGTCGCCTGCGTCGTTGTGGGCGTGCCGTCCGTGATCGGCAGCCATCCGCCATAACTCCACGCAGCCTCGGGATGCGCCCCGCGACCAGGCATGCCGGGCCCGGGCGCCGTGCTGGTGGGCTCGAGTTCGTGCGCGATCTCGTAGGAAACGAAGCCCGCGAACGATCCCGGTCCGATGGGGCAAAGCGCGTCGTGCGAAACGGGTTGCCACGGTCCGGCCCGGTGCACGAAGGCCTTGTCGGCGCGGACAACGATGGCTATCGGACCTGCATGACCAAGGCCCGGCGTTTCTATGGCACGGCACGCCGAGGCGGCCGAGGTGGAGACGGATTCGGATGGTGCGCTCGTCAAAGGCGAAAAGGTCCTCTAAGATCTGACTCCAAGCGATCGAAAACCTGCCGCCCGGCTTACCAGCGGCAAACCTTCACGCTAGGCAGGCCCGCATCGTGCGATGGGGCCTGGCGAGTATCCAACCAAAAGCCGAGTATAGGACGCGTCGCCGATGGCACCACCCGCAAAGACCTCCAAGCGTCACGCCGCCAAGACCACCAAGAAGGCCCCCACGGTCAAGAAGACCAGGCCCAACGTCGGCGGCAGGCCCCGCGATGCCAAGATGGTGTACTACTTCGGCAAGACCAAGGCCGAAGCCACCAGCGACATGAAGCAACTGGTGGGCGGCAAGGGCGCCAACCTCTCGGAGATGACCTCCATCGGCCTGCCCGTGCCCCCGGGCTTCACCATCACCACCGAGACCTGCGCCAAGTACTACGAGGGCGGCAAGCGCCTGCCCCACGGCCTCATGAACGAGGTCCACCAGAACATGTCGCTGGTCTCCAAGGAGATGGGCCGCGAGTTCGGCAACAAGGACAACCCGCTGCTGGTCTCGGTGCGCTCGGGCGCGGCCGTCAGCATGCCGGGCATGATGGACACCATCCTCAACCTGGGCCTCAACGACGAAGCCGTCGAGGGCCTGGCCAACGTCACCGGCAACCGGCGCTTTGCGTACGACGCGTATCGCCGCCTGATCAACATGTTCGGCGACGTGGTCATGGGCGTGGGCCACGAGGTCTTCGAGAAGGCCTTCGACAAGATCAAGATCAAGTACGAAGCGCGCACCGACAACGACGTGCCCGAGAAGGGCATCGTCGAACTGGCCGAGGCGTACAAGACCGTGTACCGCAAGGCCGTCGGCGACGAGTTCCCTCAGAACCCGAGCAAGCAGCTCGAGCTGGCCATCGAGGCCGTCTTCAAGAGCTGGAACGCCGACCGCGCCATCAGCTATCGCCGCCTGAGCGGCATCACGGGCCTGACCGGCACGGCCGTCAACATCCAGGCCATGGTGTACGGCAACATGGGCGACGACTCGGGCACGGGCGTGGCCTTCACGCGCAACCCCAGCACGGGCGAGAACAAGTTCTACGGCGAGTTCCTCATCAACGCCCAGGGCGAGGACGTGGTCGCGGGCATCCGCACGCCCCAGCCCGTCGAGGAAATGCCCAAGTGGAATGGCAAGGTCTACGACCAGCTCATCAAGATCAAGGGCACGCTCGAAGAGCACTACAAGGACATGCAGGACATCGAGTTCACCATCGAGGGTGGCAAGCTGTTCATGCTCCAGACGCGCACCGGCAAGCGCACCGGCGCCGCGGCCGTCCGCATCGCCTGCGACATGGTGCGCGAGCGCCTGATCACCGAAGAAGAGGCCATCCTTCGCATCCCCGCGGCCGACCTGATCCAACTCCTGCTGCCCAGCTTCGACGAGGGCGCCAAGCCCAAGGGCTCGGTGCTGACCCGCGGCCTGCCTGCCTCGCCCGGCGCGGCGGTCGGTAAGCCAGCGTTCACCGCCGAGGAAGCCGTCGAGCGCACCCACGCGGGCGAAGCGGTCATCCTCGTCCGCAAGGAGACCAGCCCCGAGGACGTCGACGGCATGCACTCGGCCGTGGGCATCCTCACCAGCACCGGCGGCATGACCAGCCACGCGGCGGTGGTCGCCCGTGGCTGGGGCAAGTGCTGCGTGGCGGGCGCGGGCGAAGTCATGATCGACGCCAAGAAGGGTGCCTTCACCGTCGGCGACAAGACCTTCAAGCGCACCGACACGATCTCCATCGACGGCACGACCGGCGAGATCATGCGCGGCGCCATCCCCACCGTCGAGCCCAAGCTGAGCGGCGACTTCGCCAAGATCATGCGATGGGCCGACAAGTACCGCACCCTCCAGGTGCGCACCAATGCCGACACGCCCGAGGATTCCCGTCGCGCCCGCGACTTCGGCGCCCAGGGCATCGGCCTGTGCCGCACCGAACACATGTTCTTCGAGGGCGAGCGCATCATGGCGATGCGCGAGATGATCCTCGCCGAGCACAAGGAAGACCGCGAGCGCGCCCTGGCCAAGCTGCTGCCCTACCAGCGCGACGACTTCATCGGCATCTTCACCGCCATGAAGGGCCTGCCGGTCACCATCCGCCTGCTGGATCCGCCGCTGCACGAGTTCCTGCCCCACGAGCCGGGCACGATCAAGGAAGTCGCCAAGGCCCTGGGCGTGCCGGCCAAGAAGGTCGAGCAACGCGTCTCGCAGCTGCACGAGAGCAACCCGATGCTGGGCCACCGCGGCTGCCGCCTTGCGGTCACGTATCCCGAAATCCTGGTCATGCAGGTGCGGGCCATCGTCGAGGCCATGATCAACTGCCAGCACAACAAGATCAAGGCCATGCCCGAGATCATGATCCCGCTGGTGGGCGTCGCCAAGGAACTGGGCGTGCTGCGCAAGCTCGTCGAGCAGACCATCCACGACGTACGGGCCGAGAACGACATCAAGAGCGCCCTCAACATCAAGATCGGCACCATGATCGAGGTGCCCCGCGCCGCCATCACCGCCGACAAGATCGCCGAGTTCGCCGACTTCTTCAGCTTCGGCACCAACGACCTCACCCAGATGACCTTTGGCTACAGCCGCGACGATTCGGCCACCTTCCTGCCCGAGTACGTGGGCCAGGAGATCCTGCCGGCCGATCCGTTCCAGCAGCTCGATCCTGACGGCGTGGGCGAACTGGTCAAGATGGCCATCGAGAAGGGTCGCGACGCCAACGATCAGATCAAGATCGGCGTCTGCGGCGAGCACGGCGGCGACCCTACTAGCGTGCACTTCTGCCACGCCGCCGGCCTTGACTACGTGAGTTGCTCGCCCTTCCGTGTGCCCATCGCTCGCTTGGCCGCCGCCCAGGCCGCGCTGATGCATGGCACCAAGTAAGCAGCAATCCAACACCAATGAACAACGCCCGCGACCGATCAGGCCGCGGGCGTTTTCGTTTGTGAGTCAGGGGATGAAGGCGGAGTTACTTGGGCCTGTTGCCGCCGCCCTGGTTTCCACCCTGGTTGCCGCTGGGCTTATTGCCACCTTGGTTGCCACTTTGGTTTCCACCCTGTTCGGTGGACTGGTTGCCACCGGACTGGTTGCCCTGCTGCATCGTCGTGGTGGTCGTCATGCCGCCCTCGAACTCGCCGTCGAGCGCCTTCTGCACGGCCTCGGCGATGCTGCTCTTGAAGGTCTCTTCGTTGTACTCGGACATCGTGAAGACCAGCTTGCCGTCCTTGGTGACGACGAACACCGTCGGGAAGCTGCTGACCGCATAGTCGAGCGCGACCGCGTCGGCCTCGGTCACCAGCGGATACGTCGCATCGCTGGCCTTCCACGCGTCGATGCCCGCCTTCACGCGGCCGCGCTCGCGCCAGGTCATGCTCAGCACCTTCACCGGCTCGTCGGCGAACTGCTCGGCGATCTCCTGGATGGCGCCGCGCGAGTCCTTCGACGTGCTCGACCAGCCCGTCCAGAAGTCGAGCACCACCACGTTGCCCTCGAGATCCTGCAGGCTGACCTCCTCGCCCTTGCCCGGTCCCTCGGCAATGGTCACCGTGAAGGGCTTGGCCGAGGGATAGCTGGGCTTGGGCGCGCCCGAGGTCACGCCCTGCGTGCCGCGACGCACGGTCGTGTTGATCGCGTAGCCCTCGGGCCGCTCGATCGTGAAGATGTCTTCGGGCAGTTCCTGGTCGATCGCGATGTTCGTGATCGTGTAGGTCTGCATGTTGTCGGCGCCCAGCCGCGTGTGCTTGCGGCGCGGCAGGTCGGTCTCCTGGCTGATCGACCAGCGGACGACTTGCCGCTGATCGCCATAGGCCACTTCGACCACGTCGCACACGTCGCCCTCGACGGTGTCTCCGCCGATGTCGAGCGTCAGCGTCACTTCGGGCAGGGTCAACTCGCGCTCGAAGGGCTTGGCGTCAGCAAACTCGCCGATCCAGCCGGTCTGCGCAACGGTGATGCTGCGGTGCCGAGCGGCACGGTGGTATCGCTCGTAGACGGTGCGCAGGTCGTGGGCGATGTAGGTGACGTTCGGGCCATCGCGGACCACGTCGAATTCGACCGTCTCGGTCTCGCCGGTGGCGGGATTGCGCACCTTGGTGGAGCCCTGACGGCGGTGGTTCCACTCGGCGGCCTCACCCTCGCCGACCTTCTCCATCCAGACGATGCTATCCAGGGCTTCGATCATGCCCAGCAGCGGGCCCTCGCTCTCGACCGTGCCAACGTACTGCAGCGTCTTGAGCTTGCCGATGGCATCGCGCGATTCTTCCAGCCGCTGGCGGGCGACCTCGCCCTCCTGGGCCATCGCCGGCGAAACCATGCAGACCGTCGCCGCCATCACGCCGGCGCCCAACACCCAGCGACTTGCCGGGACAAACTGACCTGTGCGACCGAGCATCCTCGTGCCTCCTTCGAATCGGTTCCCAGAATCCGGCCTCGCGCCCGGGGCCCTCCCCGTTTGGCGCCGCGTCGGGCGGGCCGGCCCACCGGCTCTCAGCGATGCGCCAGCCGGGCACATCCCGCCAACCCCTGTCGGTTGGCCACGATCCTATCTGCTGCCAGCCCGCACTACGACGATCCGGCCCGCGAGGGTCGCGCCGGCAAGTGTCATTATAGGACCCAAGCCGATCCTCGAAGCCCTCCCGCCGCGTCGTGTATCATCCATTGGAACACGAAACCAGAGCCGGAGGCACACCATGCGAGGGGACATCGAGTACAGCACCGTGATCGACAGCGACGAGGCCCGCCTCGCCCAGGCCGCCGCCGACAAGGCGCCCTTCCAGCCCTCCAGCGAGATCGACACCTCCAAGTTCTTCATCACCCAGAACATGGACCTGTACACCCAGGAGAACCATGAGGTCTGGCGAACCCTCTACCACGAGCGGATGAAGACCCTCGACGAGCAGGCCTCCACCGTCTTCCTCGAGGGCATGCGCGCCATCGGCCTGCCCGGCGACAGCGTGCCCGAGGTCGCCGCCATCAACGCCAACCTCGCCCAGCGCACCGGCTGGCAGAGCCGGCCCGTTCCCGGATACCTGCCCGCCAAGGCCTTCTTTGCCTGCCTGGCCAACCGCGAGTTCCCCACCACCATCACCATGCGGCCCAAGCGCCTCATGCACTACCTGCCCGAGCCGGACATCTTCCACGACATCTTCGGCCACGTGCCCCTGCACGCCGACGACGTCTTCGCCGAGTTCCTCCAGACCTACGGCAAGGCCGCCCTGCACTGCGAGGACCCCTACCACATCGAGCGGCTGGGCCGCCTGTTCTGGTTCACCGTCGAGTTCGGGCTCATCAAGGAAGACGGCCGCACCAAGCTTTACGGCAGCGGGCTGATCAGCAGCCTGGGCGAGAGCGAGCACGCCCTGCACAGCAAGAACGTCGACCGCCGCCCCTTCGACATGGACCGCGTCTGCGAGACCCCCTTCGAGATCGACCACTACCAGCCGATCCTCTACGTGCTGGACAGCTTCGAGCAACTCCGCGACGGGATGAACAAGTACGCCGAGCGGGTGATGAACGCGCGGAAGTCGAGTGCGGCGTAGAAAGGTAGCAAGCGAGCTACCGACGAGTCCCGATTTCCCTCGTGAACCCGGTGCATCACTCCGCGAAGCGATCCTGGATCACACGCTCTCGTGCGCAATCCTCTTGGGAGTCGCGATGGGCGTGCTCGCATGTACCGTGGGGTTTGCATCGTCTCGACTACTTAACGGCGGACAACACTTCTGGCTGACGGCCGGGATCAGTTTGGTCGCGGCTGTCGGCCTTGGGGTTGTGTCTCTCCGACGATTCACGCAGACAATCGAACCACTGCAGACCGGGCTCCACGGTGAACGTGCAGTGTCTCTTGTGCTCAGAGACCTGGAGCGGCAGGGCTACTCCGTTTTTCACGACGTTCCATCATTAAGGCGGCCGAACGAGGCCAACTTGGATCATGTGGTCATCGGCCCAACAGGCGTCTTTGCGATTGAAACGAAGACCATTCGTAAACGGGGGCGTCAATACACCCTCGAGTTCTGCAACGACCAGATCAGCATCAACGACCATCCTCTTTGCTCCGATCCCATCGGACAAGCACGGGCCGTTGCCGACGATCTGGCCTACATTTTGGATCGCTTCGCAGGTCGCAAATGTGCAGTCCAGCCAGTAGTCGCGATACCAGGTTGGTTTGTCCGGGCTGACAAGACGCCTTGGCAGCAACCCGTTTGGGTGGTGAACCACAATGCACTGGTAACTTTGATCACCAGTCCGCACAGACCCAGACTTCCGAACGGCCTGGACCGACAACTCGCCGGTGCGCTTCAAACCCACATCAGGGCCGCTGCTGCTGCCGAGCAATAGGGTTCAACACCCCGCCGCAAACGCATTCTGAAACGCCAGGAAATCAAACAGCGTCAGCTCCCCGTCCCCATCGAAATCCGCCGCCGGGTCGCCCGCGTCGAACAGGTTCTGGAATTCAAGGAAATCGAAGATCGTCAGTTCGCCATCGCCGTCGATGTCCGCACGGCACACCGGGGCACAGTCGTCCTGGATCACCGCCAGCCCCTGCACGGCCTGCGCCGGACTGATCAGGCCCAGATCGGTCAACTCCAGCCGGCCCAGGTCCACGCGGTAGAAGTTCCCGCTGACTGACACGCTCAGGTACAGCGCCCGTTCGGCACGGTCGAACGCCAGCCCGCGCCAGTTGCGGCTCGGCAGCACCAGCGGCAACTCGGTCACCTCGGCCGTGTCGGGATCGATCGTCACGATGCGCGCCGTCAACGCGCTCACGCCATAGAGCGTGTTGGTGTCGCAATCGAAGGCCAGCCCCTCCACTTCGTTGGCACCCACCAGCACGCCGACGATGCTCGACGTGCCGCTCGTCGGATCGACGGTGTACAGACGGTTGTTGTTGTTGTCGCTCACGTAGATCACGTCGCGGCCGGGGTCATAGGCCAGCCCGTTGGCGTTGCTCGCGCCCGACACGGCGGCCAGGAACAACGTCGCGCCCGTATCGGGGTCGATCGTGTACACCGAATTGAAGCCAGCATCGACCGCGTACAGCGTGTTCCGTCCCGCGTCGTAGGCCAGCCCCTGCGGCTGCACGCCCACGGGCGCACGCGAGGTCGTCGCGCCGCTGGTCCGGCTCATCTCGACCAGTTCGTTCGGTCGGAGATTCCCACCGATAATCGTGCCGTCCTGCCCTTGCACGCCTGTGGCCGCCAGGGTCACCACGATCGCCACGCTCTTGAACATGTCTCGCTCCTCTTCAAACGTACCGAAGTTGGCCCCCTTTCGATTAACTCCCGTCGCGCCGCTTGCGTTACCCCAATAGGTGAGTCGCCAGGCCAAACAAAAACGACACCCCGCCCTCCCCAGGCGCGGGGTGCCGCTCTCTCAGAGGTAAGGACTCCGAGGTTGTTGGTGCAGCCTTGCTCAGCCGATCGCGTCGGCCACGGCCTGGCGGATCGCCATCGAGCCTCGAGCCACGGCGTTGCGGATGTCCTCGCGGAAGCCCTCGGCCGCGCCGCGAACACGCATAATCAGGTCACGCTCGGCTTCCAGACGGATAAGCAGGTGCACGCAGTGACGCTCGATGTTCGCGATGCGCGCCGCCCCGAAGCGACCGATCAGCCGAACGCGGTTGATGCCGGCATCGCCCGCACGGATGATGACGCGGTCGGGCGCGCCGTCGGCATCGAGTTGGGCAATGCGGTCGACCGCGGCGCCGGTGGTGTCGGCAATGGCGCCGACGGTGCGGTCCCGGGCGTCCTCCATCGCCGCCACGCAACGGGCAGCGACGTCCGCCGGGTCGGGCGGGGTCATCTGGCCGAACACGCTGGTGGCCGTCACCAGACAGGCCGCCAGCCACGACACGAGAGTCAGATTCCTGATCATCGTTCACGCTCCTCTGGGCTTGGATGTTCCGCTGGCCGCGCCTCCACGACGCGGCCCTCACCGGGCCAACGCACGCCGTGCACCGCTATTGCCAACGCACGCCAGATCGAGCCAATACCCTCACCGCGTGCCGACCTACCGCCTCACCATCGCCTACGACGGCACCGACTTCTGCGGCTGGCAGAAGCAGGAGCCACCGGCCCCCAGGCCCGATCAGCCCCCGGCCACGGGCGCGGCCATCCACCACGTCGATCCGTCGCTGCCCGCCCCGCCCGGCCGGGTCGCCCTGCGGACCGTCCAGGCCGTGGTCGAACAGGCCGTCCGGCAGGTCGTCCGCGAACCCATCATCCTCACCGGCGCCAGCCGCACCGATGCCGGCGTCCACGCCCGCGGCCAGGTTGCCTCGTTTACCTGTTCAGACGGAACCGACCCCGCCCGCCACGGCGGCGGCTGGCCCACCGAGCGCGGCGTCGAGCCCCTGGTGCGGGCCCTCAACGGTCGCCTGCCCGCGGACGTCCTCATAACGAAAGCCCAGCCCACGCACGAACGCTTCAACCCCATCGGCGACGCCGAGCGCAAGGCCTACTCCTACACCTTCCACGACCACCATCAACGCCCGCTGTTTGACCGCAGCTTCGTCACCCACACCCACCACACGCTCGACGCCGCCCGCATGGCCCAGGCCGCCAGGCACCTGGTGGGCGAGCACGACTTCGCGGCCTTCACGCAACTCAACCACGATCGCCAGAGCACCGTGCGCACTATTTACGACCTCACCGTCGAGCGCACCGCCGAGCACCGCGTCCGCTTCACGGTCACGGGCAGTGGCTTCCTCTACAACATGGTCCGCATCATCGCCGGCACGCTGCACGAGGTCGGCCGCGGGCGAATCGAAGCCGAAGACATCCCCCGGATCCTTAACAGCACCGACCGCCGCCAGGCCGGCCCTACCGCCGCGCCCGACGGGCTGTGCCTGGAGTGGATTCGCTACGCGGGCGATTCATCGCGCGAATCCCGTGAGTAGCCGCGACCGACGTCGCTCCCGAACTGTGGGGCACGCAAGACCCCGCACGAACGAAGCCGGGAAACGCAACAGTCAGAGAAGTCCCGAAATCGCTGCGTCGTCCACCCCCGCAATACGCATAGGAGGGGGAAAGGCCGCCGCAGAATAGTGGAACCGTGCTCACGGTTCGCCGAATAGCAGGGTGAGGGAAAAAGAGAGATCCCCTCAAGGCCGGTTCAGGCCGAACCCGATCGGGGCTCGAACGAGCCGACAACCACACCACACCAGGCGTGGCCAGCGTCCGGACTCATCCCCCGGACCCTGGCCACGCCTTCTTGTGTCAAGATTTGAGTCCGATCCATCGACGCTATCGGCGTGTGTCTTCTTCCTCGTCATCGCCGAACACGAACACCTCCGCGTCCTCGAAGACCTCGCCCTCGATGGCATCGTCGTCGACGAACTGCCCACCCTGGTCATCTTCGCCGGGAATGCGGAACAGGCTCTCGATTTCCTCGGGCGTCAGTTCCAGGTCCTCGCCGCGATCGAACGCGCTGGTATCGATCATGCCCTTCTTGTCGCGCTTCTCCTGCTCCTCGCGCCGCTTGTCGAATTGCTTGCGGCTGCGCACGAACACGCGAAAGGGAACCTCGTCGAACGGCGCCTGCTCGCGCAGCCGGTTCATCAGGTACCGCATGTAGTTGGGCGTGAACAGCTTTGGCTCGTTGACCACCATCGCGATCGTCGGCGGAGCCGTGCCCACCTGCGCCACGTAGAACACCCGCGCCAGCGTCCCGAGCTTGTTACTCGGCCCCCGCTTCTCGAGGATGCCGCGCACCAGCCGGTTCAGCGCCCCCGTCGACACACGCTCGTGGGCCTGCTTCTTCAGATCGAACGCCAGGTCGAGCACGCCGTCGACGTTCAGCCCCTCCTTGGCGCTCAAGAGCGCGATGGGCGCAAACGGCAGCCCCTTGAACCCCTCGCGCACATACTTCTCGTACCGCTCGGGCGTCACGGGCCGGCCCTTGTCGTCGGTCTGCCCCTCGGCCAGGTCCCACTTGTTCACGCCGATGATCGTTGGCTTGAATGCGTTCTGGCAAAGCATGGCCAGTTGCTGATCCACCTGGCTGGTCGGCTCGGTCGCGTCGACCATGAGCAGTACCACATCGGCCCGGTCCACCGCTCGCTGCACACGGTCATACGCGAACCACTCCACGCGGCCCTGGAAGCTCTTCTTCCGTCGCATGCCCGCCGTGTCGATCACGATGATCCGCTTGCCGTCCTTCTCGACCAGCACGTCGATCGCATCGCGCGTCGTGCCGGCGATCTCCGAGACGATCACCCGCTCGGCCCCCGCCAGGGCGTTCACCAGCGTGCTCTTGCCCGCGTTGCGCTTGCCGATGACCGCGATGGACAGGTCCGCCGGAGGCGTGCTGGCCGTCTCGTCTTCGGCCGGCAGCAGCTCATAGAGCCGGTCGCTCAGGTCGCGCCGCATGTAGTTGTTCTTGGCGCTGCACATCAGAGGCTCGCCAAAGCCCAGGGCGCTCATCTCGTAGGCGTGGGTCTCCCACTTTGGCCCGTCCACCTTCGTGGCCACCACGTGCACCGGGGCCCGCTTTCCCAGGCTCGGGTCCAGCGTCGCCAGGTGGGCACGGTCCTTCCGCCCCAGCTTCTGCTCGCGCAGCAGGCGGGCGATCTCCTCGTCTCTGGGCGTCAGCCCCGCCTGCACGTCCACGCAGAACAGGATGAGGTCGGCATTAGCGACGGCCGCCTCGATCTGCCCCTCCACGTCGTCGGTCAGGGTCGAAAGATCGGCCCCCACCTCGTCGTACCGGCCGCCTTCGGCCACGTAGACCCCATAACCGCCCGTGTCGGTCAGCTCCACGGCCCGGCTGGGCTTCCCCTCGCTGTGCTCCAGATCGATGATCTTCGTCACGCGGTCGCGCGTCACCCCCGGCAGATCGTCGACGATCGACACCTTGGAGTGGGCCAGCATGTTCATCAGCGAGCTCTTGCCCACGTTGGGCCGGCCCACGATCGCGATCCGTGGTATAGGCATAGGTCCAATCGTACGCCGGCCGACCACCGACCCCGGGCCGGAACAGCCATCCCGGCCGCCGATCACCCCCTACCATCGCCCGCTATGGAGAACCTCACCCCCGGCGCCAAGGTGCGTATTACCCAGCAGTTCCCCCGCATGAGCGGCACGATGGTCTCCACCATCGAGGGCGTCGTCGTCCGCGTCGGACAGGAAAAGTCCGGCTCGTGGTTCGCCCACACCCGAGACAACAAGGTCTGGATCGACCGCGTCGAACTGCGAAAAAAGGACGGCGAACTCGTCGTCCTCAATCTTGACCGCTTCTCGGCCGTCGAAATCCTCGAAGAGCCCAAGGCCGAAACGACGGGCTGAGCTCCCACCCACGGGCGGGCGCCATGTCCCACGACCACCACCACGAAATCGAACAGATGGGCGACGGCCCCCTCATCTGGGCGGTCGTCATCAACGTGCTGCTCACCGTCGTCGAGATCATCGCCGGCGTCTTCTCGGGCAGCCTCGCCCTGATCGCCGACGGCCTTCATAACCTCGCCGACGCCGGCTCGCTGGTCGTCGCCCTGGTGGGCCGCCGCATCGCCAAGAAGCCCGCCGACGAGCGCAATACCTTCGGCTACAAGCGAGCCGACATCGTCGGGGCCCAGGCAAACCTCATCCTGCTCGTCGTCACCGCGGGCTTCCTCATCCTCGAGGGCATCCAGCGGCTGCTCAACCCAGAGCCGGTCATCGGCCTGGTCATCATGATCGTCGCCGGCATCGCGCTGGTCATCGACCTGGTAAGTGCCTGGCTGACGGCCAAGCTCGCCGGCGAAAGCCTGGGCACGCGCGCCGCGATGATACATAAGCTGGCCGACGCCGCCAGCAGCGTGGGCGCCATCCTGGCCGGCGCGCTGGTCTACTTCTTCGATTGGTTCTGGGTCGATCCCATGATCGCCTTCATGATCGCCGCCTACATGGTCGTGCAGGCCTTCAAGATGTCGGGCCACACCACGCGCATCCTCATGCAGGGCGTGCCGCACGAGCTCGACCTGCGGGCCGTCGCCGACGATCTGGCCACCATCGACTACGTGCAGGACATCCATCACCTCCACATCTGGGCGCTCGACCCCCAGACCATCCTCCTCGAGGCCCACGTCGTCACCGATCGCACGAAGCTGGCCGACATCGAGCCCATCAAGCACGCCATCCGCCAGCGCTGCCGGGCCAACTGGAACATCCTCCACACCACCCTTGAGTTCGAAACCGTCGCCACCGCCCAGCGAGAGGCGGCCGAGGATGAAGACCAGGTCAACCTGATTCCCAAGCACTGAGGCCACATCGCCGCGGCCGTGCGCGCCGCATGGCGCGATGACCGGCCACGAACGCCCAGAATCGAAATCCATCAGAGCCCGATATTTTCCGGGCCGAACCCGCACGATGGGCCGTTCTTACAACCGCCCCGGCGCGCCGCCATCCGTCCGACCGCCCGTTGGGTGAAGGCCCCCCGAGTTCACGGGGCCACCACCCAACGCCCTTGTCCAAGGGAGGTCACCGTGGCGTTCAATCTCGCACCCTTCACCGACACCACCCTCTCGCCGCAGGCCCTCGAGATCATCCTCGCAGAGCACGAGCGCGACGTCGCGCCGCGGCTGCGCTGGCTCTGGGGCTACTTCCGAAACGAGCCAACCCGCCCCGGAGGCGAACTCCCGCAAGCCGCCGGCCTACCACCCCGCCTTCGCGGCGCGTGGGATCCGTGGTCGGACGACCGCATGGTCGACGCCGCCGCCAGCGAGGTCGTCATCGAGAACGACATCGCCTGGCGAATCCACACCATGGTCGACTTCATGCTGCCAGAGCCGCTCGTGCTGCT
This window of the Phycisphaerales bacterium genome carries:
- a CDS encoding nuclease-related domain-containing protein; translated protein: MGVLACTVGFASSRLLNGGQHFWLTAGISLVAAVGLGVVSLRRFTQTIEPLQTGLHGERAVSLVLRDLERQGYSVFHDVPSLRRPNEANLDHVVIGPTGVFAIETKTIRKRGRQYTLEFCNDQISINDHPLCSDPIGQARAVADDLAYILDRFAGRKCAVQPVVAIPGWFVRADKTPWQQPVWVVNHNALVTLITSPHRPRLPNGLDRQLAGALQTHIRAAAAAEQ
- the truA gene encoding tRNA pseudouridine(38-40) synthase TruA, coding for MPTYRLTIAYDGTDFCGWQKQEPPAPRPDQPPATGAAIHHVDPSLPAPPGRVALRTVQAVVEQAVRQVVREPIILTGASRTDAGVHARGQVASFTCSDGTDPARHGGGWPTERGVEPLVRALNGRLPADVLITKAQPTHERFNPIGDAERKAYSYTFHDHHQRPLFDRSFVTHTHHTLDAARMAQAARHLVGEHDFAAFTQLNHDRQSTVRTIYDLTVERTAEHRVRFTVTGSGFLYNMVRIIAGTLHEVGRGRIEAEDIPRILNSTDRRQAGPTAAPDGLCLEWIRYAGDSSRESRE
- a CDS encoding cation diffusion facilitator family transporter, giving the protein MSHDHHHEIEQMGDGPLIWAVVINVLLTVVEIIAGVFSGSLALIADGLHNLADAGSLVVALVGRRIAKKPADERNTFGYKRADIVGAQANLILLVVTAGFLILEGIQRLLNPEPVIGLVIMIVAGIALVIDLVSAWLTAKLAGESLGTRAAMIHKLADAASSVGAILAGALVYFFDWFWVDPMIAFMIAAYMVVQAFKMSGHTTRILMQGVPHELDLRAVADDLATIDYVQDIHHLHIWALDPQTILLEAHVVTDRTKLADIEPIKHAIRQRCRANWNILHTTLEFETVATAQREAAEDEDQVNLIPKH
- the der gene encoding ribosome biogenesis GTPase Der is translated as MPIPRIAIVGRPNVGKSSLMNMLAHSKVSIVDDLPGVTRDRVTKIIDLEHSEGKPSRAVELTDTGGYGVYVAEGGRYDEVGADLSTLTDDVEGQIEAAVANADLILFCVDVQAGLTPRDEEIARLLREQKLGRKDRAHLATLDPSLGKRAPVHVVATKVDGPKWETHAYEMSALGFGEPLMCSAKNNYMRRDLSDRLYELLPAEDETASTPPADLSIAVIGKRNAGKSTLVNALAGAERVIVSEIAGTTRDAIDVLVEKDGKRIIVIDTAGMRRKKSFQGRVEWFAYDRVQRAVDRADVVLLMVDATEPTSQVDQQLAMLCQNAFKPTIIGVNKWDLAEGQTDDKGRPVTPERYEKYVREGFKGLPFAPIALLSAKEGLNVDGVLDLAFDLKKQAHERVSTGALNRLVRGILEKRGPSNKLGTLARVFYVAQVGTAPPTIAMVVNEPKLFTPNYMRYLMNRLREQAPFDEVPFRVFVRSRKQFDKRREEQEKRDKKGMIDTSAFDRGEDLELTPEEIESLFRIPGEDDQGGQFVDDDAIEGEVFEDAEVFVFGDDEEEDTRR
- a CDS encoding GC-type dockerin domain-anchored protein, with the protein product MFKSVAIVVTLAATGVQGQDGTIIGGNLRPNELVEMSRTSGATTSRAPVGVQPQGLAYDAGRNTLYAVDAGFNSVYTIDPDTGATLFLAAVSGASNANGLAYDPGRDVIYVSDNNNNRLYTVDPTSGTSSIVGVLVGANEVEGLAFDCDTNTLYGVSALTARIVTIDPDTAEVTELPLVLPSRNWRGLAFDRAERALYLSVSVSGNFYRVDLGRLELTDLGLISPAQAVQGLAVIQDDCAPVCRADIDGDGELTIFDFLEFQNLFDAGDPAADFDGDGELTLFDFLAFQNAFAAGC